A region of the Penicillium psychrofluorescens genome assembly, chromosome: 6 genome:
GAAGAGCGCTATTGAATGAAGTAATACTTATTGAATTATAAAATAACGGAGTGATGGTCACTCTTTGAATCAATGCTTTGCTCCTGTGCATTATGGCGCCACCCCGGATCTCCGGCATGAACTAAATATTCTACAGATTGAAACCACACCACGCTAGGTATCGTACACTTTAAACCCTCGCAAAGCAGAGCGAGCTATTCGTCCCTCCAAATCCAAAGCTATTCGTCAGCGCCACGTCGATCTTCCGCTGCTGGGGATGATTCGGCGCATAGTTGCAATCAAACCCATCACCACACCGCTCCAGATTAATAGTTGGCGGCATGATATTCTACCATCACATCAACATGGTCAGCCCAAACCCACTTAATGATCTAATGATAGTCGGCTCACCTCTTGAATAGCAAGAACACTAAACAGCGCTTCCACAGCCCCCGATCCACCAAGCAGATGCCCAATAGCACCCTTAGTGCTACTAACGTTCACCTCCGCGGCCTTCTGCATCCCATCGGGCCCAAGGAGAAGCGACTTGATGGCCGCGTTCTCAGCCGCGTCGCCAATGACAGTAGATGTGGCATGGGCGTTGACGTAGTCCACCGCGGCGGggcggagctgggcgtgTTTCAGCGCTTTCTTCATGGCCAGGTAGGCTCCTGCGCCGTTCTCTTTCGGCGCTGTCATGTGGTATGCGTCCGCGGAGCAGCCGTAGCCTCTTAGCTCGGCGTAGATGTGCGCGCCTCTGGATCTGGCGTGTTCTAGCTCCTATGACCAAAGGGTCAGTAGATTGACTTGACTCTTTGGAGAGAATTGGATGATTTACCTCAAGAACCAATACCGCCGCCCCTTCACCAACGACAAACCCCTTCCGATCGGCATCAAACGGTCGCGATGCCTTCTCAGGACAATCATTAAACTCAGTCGCCAAACTGCGCGCGCGGGCAAACCCGCCAATGGCTAGTGGGTGGATGCAAGACTCGGCGCCACCGGCAACCATGACATCAGCTTCACCGGAAGAGATGAACCTCGCTGCATCGCCAATGGAGTGTGCGCCTGTGGTGCAGGCTGTGGTTGCTGCGTGGTTGGGGCCCTGTTTGGTGGGTTGTGGTCAGTAAAAGAGAGATAGAGAGCCAGTAGCAATGACAGGGAAAAGGTAAGTGCTTACCATGAACCCGTATTTCATGGAGATATGCCCCGCGCCGAGGTTGATTAGTAGTTTTGGGACGAAGAGTGGGTGGACTTTCTTATAGCCCTGCGTTGAATGAATGGAATTAGCAATGACCTTATTAGTGGAAGCATAGTATCGCACGCACCCCCTTCTCATAGGCAACGACGGTATTATAGATCTCATCGAAGTTCCCAATGCCGGAGCCCAGACAGACGCCCTGTGAGATATATTAGTCTCTCACTCAATTGGCTATGCAATTGCTTGCATACGCAGACATATCAATCGCATACCGTATTCTCCCTCTGCTCACCATCCACGGGTTTCCATCCCGCATCCTCAAGAGCCTCCTCCGCGGCAGCCATAGCATACTGCGCAAACAGGGCCATCTTGCGCTCCTCCTAGAAAGAACATCAGCCTTGACTAATAAAAAATAAAGCATAAAGTATAGAACCCAAAATGAATAATCAATACTCACACTCTTACTCAACCATTCCTCCGCGGTCCACCCGCCCTCCGCCCGCAAACCGGCCGGCACCACAGCAGCGATCTGGCACGGCAGCTCGGCGAAGCGGGAATCGCGACGAGTGACGTTGCCGATGCCGCAGTGGCCATCTAGCAAGCGGTTCCATGATCGACGGACTCCTGGGAGTGGGGGTTAGCGCGCGGTCAGTTGGCCGTGAAGACTTTCCCCTTCCGGAAGCGCAGGTGGAGACGAGGCCATCGCGTCTTTTGGCAGGAAGAGAcgggaagggaagggaagggaatAAATTCAGGGCCGAGATTGGGAATGCacgaagaggaaagagacAGCCTCTTCTCTGCTTTGCTCTCCTTCGGCCCTCATCTCATACATCTCATACCCGAAAAAATGAAATTCAACTCAACTCACCGACTCCCAGCGGCGTCACCGCCCCTAGGCCCGTCACGACAACGCGCCGCATAGCATGCCTAAGCCTTAGCCAAACACCTCACCTAACCGAACACCCAGATAAATCGCGGGTGGTGTGGTGGAATTGTTATTGTTGTGATGCCGTAGTTGTCGAGAAGAAAGGGCGAAATGCCCAGAAAGGAAAGTCTGCACGACTCGGAACAAGGCGGGGCGAGATTGGCTGGATTAGGAAGGACGGCGGAGACTGACAGACAGACGGGTTTAAATACTCGGCTGCTTGCACTTCACTGGTTTTCCGTGACAGACAGAACGAACTTCTAATAATGCCCGCTCTCAAGACCCTGCTGAGTGCGCTCGCGCTGGCTGGCGGCGCTGTGTCCTGCGCGCaccacggtggtggtgacgtCGTCCCCGAGCATGAGCGTGCGGAGTTGTTGAAGAAGTGGGATCAAGAGGTATTATTATTGCCTATTCTCCTGGTTCTGGGTTGGTTTTGGTACTGACTTCCTTCTAGTGGTCTTTCTCCGGCATCGCGAGCTTCGCGCACCTCAAGCCCGTCAAGTGTCTCATCGAGCCGGACGAGCACTTTGATATCGCCATTATTGGCGCACCGTTCGACACGGCTGTCAGCTACCGACCTGGTACATCTCCCCAAACACCTCCATCTACAAGTCCAAGTATAAGGATAAATATCTGACAATCTATAAAACAAGGCGCTCGCTTCGGCCCCCGCGCAATCCGCGCCGCCAGCGCACGACAGATGTCCGGAACAAGCTTCAACACGCGGGCGGGAATCAACCCGTACAAGTCGTGGGCAAAGATCACCGACTGCGGCGATATCCCAATTACGCCGTTCGACAACGGGCTGGCCGAGCGACAGATGTACGAAGCCTTCCTGGAGCTGGGTGCGCGCAAGACCGTCAACGCCGCACCCAACGGCGACAAGAGCATTGGCGCAGGCCATCCCAAACTCGTGACGCTGGGCGGCGACCACAGCGTTGCGCTGCCGGCTCTGCGCGCGTTGTACCAGATCTACCAGAAGCCCATCACGGTGCTGCACTTCGATGCACATCTCGATACCTGGAATCCCGTGCGCTACTCCGCGTACTGGCAGAGCGAGCAGACGCAGTTCAACCACggctccttcttccacaaGGCTAGTCGCGAGGGTCTCATTTGTAATGCTACCTCCGCGCACGCGGGTCTGCGGACGAGACTGACGGGCGTTGATGCGGGTGATTATACGAACCCGGGACCCGAGCAAGGATTTATCCGCGTGCATGCGGATGATATTGACGAGCTTGGTCCGATGGGCGTTGTTGAGACGCTCATCAACCGGATTGGTCTCGACCCGGAGCAGCCCGTGTATCTGTCTGTGGATATTGACGTGCTGGATCCGGCGACGGCGCCAGGCACGGGGACACCGGAGCCCGGTGGTTGGACGACGCGCGAGTTCATTCGCATTCTGCGCGGGCTTGAGAAGCTGAACCTTGTTGGTGCGGATATTGTCGAGGTGTCGCCGGCTTATGATAACAAGGGCGAGACGAccgcgctggcggcggcacAGGTTGCATTTGAGATTATTACGAGCATAGTGAAGTCTGGTGTGAAGGAGAATCTGGGTGGTTGGTACGGGCATCTCGATGAGGGTGTTGTGGGTGAGGCgaaggcggccaaggcggccaaggtgatcaaggatgaGCTGTAGATGGAGTATGAGATTGCCATGCTAAATAGATGTTGAATGAGTGAATGCCACACGTGTCTTGCAATTTGCGGAATCTGTCTGGTCAGCAGTATAAACGTGCAAAATCACTACAACCAAGAACATGCATCGTAAACGGATCTGAATTGTTGAATCTTGTCTGCAGCGTTCTAAGATCCAGAATAGTTTTGCTTCTCGAGCGGATGAGAGGGTACAAGAAGattggaaaagaaaataaaaacaaaTGATGCTTGAATCGGAAACCAGCGCGAAACAATAAGCGCAAAAAGAAGCCGGGTTTGGGGAGAGAGGAGGTATAGCAAAAGCTCGAAACTCGAGTTTCCGAAGTGCTAGGCCG
Encoded here:
- a CDS encoding uncharacterized protein (ID:PFLUO_009317-T1.cds;~source:funannotate), producing the protein MPALKTLLSALALAGGAVSCAHHGGGDVVPEHERAELLKKWDQEWSFSGIASFAHLKPVKCLIEPDEHFDIAIIGAPFDTAVSYRPGARFGPRAIRAASARQMSGTSFNTRAGINPYKSWAKITDCGDIPITPFDNGLAERQMYEAFLELGARKTVNAAPNGDKSIGAGHPKLVTLGGDHSVALPALRALYQIYQKPITVLHFDAHLDTWNPVRYSAYWQSEQTQFNHGSFFHKASREGLICNATSAHAGLRTRLTGVDAGDYTNPGPEQGFIRVHADDIDELGPMGVVETLINRIGLDPEQPVYLSVDIDVLDPATAPGTGTPEPGGWTTREFIRILRGLEKLNLVGADIVEVSPAYDNKGETTALAAAQVAFEIITSIVKSGVKENLGGWYGHLDEGVVGEAKAAKAAKVIKDEL
- a CDS encoding uncharacterized protein (ID:PFLUO_009316-T1.cds;~source:funannotate) → MRRVVVTGLGAVTPLGVGVRRSWNRLLDGHCGIGNVTRRDSRFAELPCQIAAVVPAGLRAEGGWTAEEWLSKSEERKMALFAQYAMAAAEEALEDAGWKPVDGEQRENTGVCLGSGIGNFDEIYNTVVAYEKGGYKKVHPLFVPKLLINLGAGHISMKYGFMGPNHAATTACTTGAHSIGDAARFISSGEADVMVAGGAESCIHPLAIGGFARARSLATEFNDCPEKASRPFDADRKGFVVGEGAAVLVLEELEHARSRGAHIYAELRGYGCSADAYHMTAPKENGAGAYLAMKKALKHAQLRPAAVDYVNAHATSTVIGDAAENAAIKSLLLGPDGMQKAAEVNVSSTKGAIGHLLGGSGAVEALFSVLAIQENIMPPTINLERCGDGFDCNYAPNHPQQRKIDVALTNSFGFGGTNSSLCFARV